The stretch of DNA GATCGACGTCAGCTCGCCGGACAGCTTGCGGTGCAGCCGTTGCCGCTCCTGCAGCGGGCGCAGGACGAGCAGCAGCAGCGCCATGACGGCCGGGACGCCGACGAGGATCACGAGCCCGATGGGCACCGACGTGCGCAGCACGAGCACGGCCACGACGACCACGGCCGCGACCGAGGCCACGGCGCGCTGGGTGACGTCGAAGGCGTCGGCCAGGCGGGGCCCGTCGGAGGCGATGGAGGCGAGCACCTCGCCCTGGGGCAGCTTCGCGGTCACCGCCGTGCCGGCCCGGGCGGTGTGGCGCCCGACCTGCTGCAGGGTCCGGAAGCAGGCCGTCAGCCAGTTCGTGACGCCGAAGCGGTGGCGCGCGATCGCGGCCCACGCGGTGACGACGGCCAGGGCGAGCACGAGCAGCGACCAGCGCGTCAGGGCGGCCGCGTCCCCCTGCCCGTCGGGCTCGTCGGGCCCGGCGTCGACGGCCCGCCCGATGGCGGCGGGCAGGACGGCCTGGGACAGCAACCACACGGTGCCGATCGCCGAACCGGCCACCATCGGTCGCCACTGCTGCGCCGCCGTGCGCAGCAGGAACCGGGTGGGGGAGGAGACGTCGGGAGTACCGGGGTCGCTCAGGGGGAGGGAGCGCACGTCTACCGACGGTAATCGCTTCCCGGTTCCGCTTCCACGTGGTTTTCAGGGGGCCGGGCGCCGACGGCTACCCTTGGGTCGTGACGCCGGACGCGCCCGAAGGCCAGACCACTCCCCCCGCCGATGCCCCCGCCGATGCCCCCGTCGATGCCCCCGTCGATGCAGCCGTCGATGCACCCGCCGAGGTGGACGCCGAGCGCGCCCACCGGCCGGTCCTGGTCGTCGACTACGGAGCCCAGTACGCGCAGCTCATCGCGCGCCGGGTCCGCGAGGCCGACGTGTTCTCCGAGATCGTGCCGAGCTCGACGAGCGTCGCGGAGATGCTCGCCAAGGACCCCGCCGCGGTGATCCTCTCCGGCGGCCCGTCGAGCGTCTACGCCGACGGCGCCCCGCAGGTCGACCCCGCGCTGTTCGAGGCCGGTGTCCCCGTCCTCGGCATCTGCTACGGGTTCCAGGCCATGGCCAAGGCCCTCGGCGGCGAGGTCGCCCAGACGGGTCGCCGCGAGTACGGCGGGACGGCCGCGGCCCTGCCCGACCCGGCCGCCTCGACGCTCCTGCGCGACCAGCCGACGGAGCAGTCGGTGTGGATGTCCCACGGGGACAGCGTGTCCCAGGCCCCCGCGGGGTTCCGCGTCACGGCCTCGACGCCGGACACCCCCGTCGCCGCGTTCGAGGACGACGAGCGCCGCCTCTACGGCGTGCAGTGGCACCCGGAGGTCAAGCACTCCGCCCACGGCCAGGACGTCCTCGTGAACTTCCTGCGCTCCGGTGCTCGCATCGACCCCGACTGGACGACGGGGAACGTCATCGAGGAGCAGGTCGCCCGCATCCGCGCCCAGGTGGGCGACGGCAAGGTCATCTGCGCCCTGTCCGGTGGCGTCGACTCCGCCGTCGCCGGCGCGCTCGTCCAGCGCGCGGTGGGGGACCAGCTCACGTGCGTCTTCGTCGACCACGGTCTGCTGCGCGCCGGCGAGGCCGAGCAGGTCGAGAAGGACTTCGTCGCCGCGACGGGCGTCAAGCTCCACGTCGTCGACGCGGTGCAGCGGTTCGCCGACGCCCTCGACGGCGTCAGCGACCCCGAGCAGAAGCGCAAGATCATCGGCCGCGAGTTCATCCGCGTCTTCGAGCAGGCCGCGCGCGACGTGGTCGCGAAGGAGGGCTCCGAGGGTGGCGAGGTGAAGTTCCTCGTCCAGGGGACCCTGTACCCCGACGTCGTGGAGTCCGGTGGCGGCACCGGGGCCGCGACGATCAAGAGCCACCACAACGTCGGCGGGCTGCCCGACGACCTCGCCTTCGAGCTCGTGGAACCGCTGCGCGCCCTGTTCAAGGACGAGGTGCGCGCGGTCGGTGTGCAGCTCGGCCTGCCCGAGGCGATGGTCTACCGCCAGCCCTTCCCGGGGCCGGGGCTGGCCATCCGCATCGTCGGGGCCGTGACGCCGCAGCGCCTGGAGGTCCTGCGGGCGGCCGACGCCATCGCGCGGGCCGAGCTGACCGCGGCCGGTCTGGACCGCGACATCTGGCAGTGCCCCGTCGTCCTGCTCGCCGACGTGCGCAGCGTGGGCGTCCAGGGCGACGGCCGCACCTACGGCCACCCGGTCGTGCTGCGCCCGGTGTCGTCGGAGGACGCCATGACGGCCGACTGGACCCGTCTGCCGTACGACGTCCTGGCCCGCATCTCCACGCGCATCACCAACGAGGTGCCCGAGGTCAACCGCGTCGTGCTCGACGTGACGAGCAAGCCGCCGGGGACGATCGAGTGGGAGTGACCTCTCGACGCTGAATCCTCCGGCCGGTGGCGCTGACCGTCACGCCGGCCGGAGGTGCCGGCCCGGAAACGGGCTGGAGTACACGACGCTCGTGGTGACCGCGCCGAGCGTCGCGAGGCGTCCCGTGACGCGTTCGAGGTCGCGCATCGACCGGGCGAGCACCTTCAGGACGAAGCAGTCGTCGCCGGTGACGTGGTGCGCCTCCACGACCTCCGGTGTGGTGTCCAGCAGGTCGTGGAACGGCTTGTAGTTCCCCGTCGGGTAGGCGAGGCGCACGAACGCCGTCACGGTGTACCCGAGCGCCTCCGGGTCGACGACGGCCGTGAACCCCGTGACGACGCCGGTGTCGGTGAGGCGGCGCAGTCGTTCCGCGGTGGCGCTCGCGGACAGGTTCACCGCCCGGCCGAGGTCGGCGACGCTCGTGCGGCCGTCGCGTTGCAGGTGCTCCAGGAGGGCCCGGTCGGTCGCGTCGAGGGCCGGCCGCGGATTCGTCGTCACGCACGGGAAACTACCGGTGGATCGCCGGTCGTCGCGGCCCTGGCCCGTGGACCGGCCCTGGCCCGACCGACGGTTCCCCGGTTCCCTGGAGGGGTGTCGAACCCCCTCTCCGCCGTCGACTTCTTCGCGGCCCAGCTGACGTTCCAGACCGACCCCGCCGACCTGGCGGCCGACCGCGCCGCGGGGCGCTCGCCGCTCGTCCTCGACGTGCGCTCGGACGCGGCGTGGGCCCAGGGGCACCTGCCCGGTGCCGTCCACCTGCCGGGGCCGCAGGTGCGCGAGCGCGCGGCGGAGGTCGTGCCCGACCTGGACGCGCCCGTCGTCGTGCACTGCTGGGGCCCGGGCTGCAACGGGGCGACGCGCGCCGCGCTGGTGCTGGCGACGCTGGGCCACACCCACGTCCGGGAACTGATCGGCGGGTACGAGTACTGGGTCCGCGAGGGTTTCGCCGTCGTCACCGCGACCGGTCGGGTCCGCCGCGCGCCGGATCCGCTGGCCGCTCCCGTTCCGGGGTGCTGAACCCTTGCGTCCTCGGTACTCAGCGATACTATCTACCGGTAGTCAGCGTCAGTGAGTACCGACGCTGTCAGCACCGAGACGACCGGGGTGGTCCGTGGCCAGGCAGCTCACCGAGATGCTCAAGGGAACCCTCGAGGGTGTCGTCCTCGCGGTCCTCGCGAGCCGGGACGCCTACGGGTACGAGATCACCGCATCGCTGCGCGAGCGGGGTTTCGAGGACATCGCCGAGGGCACCGTGTACGCCCTCCTCGTGCGCCTGGAACAACGGGACCTCGTCGACGTGCAGAAGGTCGCCTCCACCAAGGGGCCGCCGCGGAAGGTTTACTCGCTCAACGCGTCCGGGCGTGCAGCGCTCGACGAGTTCTGGACGACGTGGGACTTCCTGGCAGGACGGCTGGCCGAACTCCGGACCGAAGGGAACCCGTCGTGACGAAGAACCCGCTCGGGGTGCTCACGGGCGCGCTCGAGGACAAGAAGCGGTGGCGCGCGTACAAGGAGCGCGCCGGGGCGCTGCCCGAGAACCACCGCTCGGTGCTCGCGGCCGTCGAGCGCTACGCCATGCACTGCCCGAGCACGCCGACGGACGGCGGCAGCGCCGCGAGCATGTTCGAGGACCTCGCGGACCTCTTCGAGCAGGCGGCGGCCGACGGGACCCCGGTGCGGTCCGTGGTGGGGGAGGACCCCGTCGAGTTCGTGGAGGCCTTCGTCGCCACCTACTCCGACGGGGGCTGGCTCACCGCCGAGCGCCGCCGGCTGCGCGAGTCCGTGGACCGCGCGGTGGGCGGGGACGCCTGACCCTGGCGCGGGACCGTCAGGGCTTCGCGGCGTCCACGGCGTCGAGGTGCCCCTCGACGGCGTCGCCGAAGGGTTCCAGGACGGCGGCGGGGAGCGCGTGCCCCATGCCGGGGACCGTGACCAGCCGGGCGCCGGGGACGCTGTCGGCCAGGTGCCGGGCGGTCGGCGGCGGGTAGGCCGGGTCCTCGGGGGCCTCGACGACCAGCGTCGGCACCCGCACCCCGGCCAGTTCCGCGCCGCGGGCGAGACCGGAGGTGCCGGCGCGGGCGTGCGCCGTGGCCGAACTCGCGTCGGCGGGTCCGCCGTGGGCGACGGCGCCGCGTTCGAGCGCGAGGACCTCCTCGCGCGGGAACGGGACCACCGCCCCCGCGAGCGCCTGCCAGTGCTCGACGCGGAACTCCATCTCGGCGTCCTCGTCGCGCGTCTCCCCGAGCCGGGACCAGAGGGCGAGCAGGTCGGGGTGCGGTCCGGGCAGCCCCTCCCCGCCCGGCGCGCCGGCCAGCGCGCCGGTGCAGAACAGGGTCGCCGACAGCACCCGGTCGGGGTGGTCGAGCAGCAGCAGCTGGGTGAGCAGCCCGCCCATCGACATCCCCACGACGTGGGCGCGCTGGACGCCGAGGTGGTCCAGGACGCGCACCGCGTCGGTCGCGAGGTCGCGCAGCTCGTAGGGAGCCACGTCGACCGCCCGGGTCGAGCGGCCGGTGTCGCGGTGGTCCCACACCACGACGCGGTGGCGGCGGCCCAGGCGCTCGACCAGCGCGTCGGGCCACAGGACGCCGCTGGAGGCCGCGCCCATGACGAGCAGGACCGGGGTGCCGGTGGGGTCGCCGCTCTCGCGGGCCCACAGCTCGACGCCGTCGGCGACGGGGACGGTGTGCTCGCGGGGAGCGCTGTCGGGGGCGTCGGCTGGCATGGGGTCGAGGATGCCGGGAAGTCCCCGCGCGGCACCAGGGTGTTTCCTGTGCCGCCCTCGGGTGCCGATCGTCCGCCGGACCGCCCCGCCGGTCCGCGGTCAGTCGTCGACGGGACGGGTGAGGACCGTTGCCACGACCGTCGCGACCGCCGTGAACGGGCCGGTGGCGAGGTCGTCGAGCCAGGCTGCGCTGCGGCTGGCGTCCAGGCGACCTGCCGCGACGGCCGCGCGCGTGGTGCGGGTCAGCCCCAGGACGGCGTCGGCCTCCTCGACGTCCGTGAACACCGCGGGGAACGCCTGGACGGAGACGACGGACAGACCGGCGTCGACGCCGAGACGCGGCAGCTGCCGTCCGACGTGCGCGTTGCGGACGACGTGCCGGCAGGTGTGGGCGGTGAACGCGGTCGACGCCTCGAGGTCGTGCGCGTCGACCGCCATGAGCGCCCAGTCCGGTTCGACGAGGGCGGCCACACCGCCCGGACGCAGCACCCGGGCGACCTCCGCGACGGCCCGCGCGGGGTCCTCGACGTGCTGCAGGACGCGGTCGGCGTGGACGCGGTCGACGCTCGCGGCGGGCAGGTCGAGCGCGTGGACGTCCCCGCGGCGCACGGCGACGGTGGGACGGTCCGCCGTCAGGTCCGACGCCGTCGAGACCATGACGGGGTCGACGTCCACGGCGACGACGCGACCGGTCCGGCCCGCGCGGTCGGCGAGGGCGCCGAGGTCGGTGCCGGGACCGCACCCGAGATCCAGCACGACGTGCCCGTCCAGCACGTCGAGCGCGTCGAGGACGGCCCCCTTGTAGGCCCTGCCGGCCGCGGAGTCGGCGACGAGGCGCAGGTAGGCGATCGGGTCCGGGCGGTCGAGGGTCGGCACGTCCGCGAGTGCACCACGCCCGCCCGCCGCCGGTTGGGGACGACCGGGGCGGGGGCGGGGCGGATCCCGTGACGGAACCCTCCACGGGGCCCGCTCACAGCGAGGCGGCGAGCACCTTCACCGCGGCGGGGATCTGCTGCTCGGTGATCGCGGCGTAGCACAGGCGCAGGTGCGCGGCGTCCTCCTCGGCGACGACGTAGTGCCGACCGGGGCCCACGGCCAGGCCGCGTTCCCGGGTGCGGCGGGCCACCTCGAGGTCGTCCACCCCGCGCGGCAACCGCAACCACAACGAGAAACCCCCGCGGGGCCTCGGCCAGCTGCACTCGGGCAGTTCCCGGGCCAGGGCCGTGGAGAGCGCGTCGAGCCGGGAACCCAGCGCGGCGGACAGACCGCGCAGGTGCGCGTTCCAGCCGGCACCCGTCACGAGTTCCACGGCGGCCTCCTGCAAGGGCCGCGCCACGATGAGGTGGTCGACGAAGCTCAACCCGGCGATGCGTTGCGCCACAGGGCCGCGCGCGACCACGCACCCCACCCGCAGGCTCGGTCCGGAGACCTTGCTGAGGGAGTTCACGGTGATGACCCGGCCGTCGGTGTCGTCGCGCAGGAGGGACGGGGACGCGGTCGGGCCGTGGCCGAGCCAGCGGGCGAAGTCGTCCTCGACGATGAACGCGCCGGCCCGCGCGGCGATCTCCAGCACGGGGCGGCGGCGGTCGGGCGCGAGCACGGAACCGTCGGGGTTGGCGTAGGTGGGTTGCAGGTACAGCAGGCGCGCACCGGACTGCTCGAAGGCGCGTTCGAGCAGTTCCGGGCGCACGCCGTCGGCGTCCGTGGGGACGGGCACCGGCACGAGCCCGGCGCTGCGCAGCAACGAGATGACGCCCGGGTACCCGGGCACGGCGACGAGCACGGGGCTGCCCGCGGGGACGATCGAGCGCAGCACGGTCGACAGCGCGCCCTGGCCGCCGGGGGAGATGAACACGTCGTCGCGGTCCGCACCGAGCTGCTGGGCGAACCACGTCCGCAGTTCCGGCACACCGGCCGGCGGCGGCACCGTCCACGCCTCGGGACGGCGGGCCGCGCGGGCCATGGCCGAGGCCAGGCGGGAGGACGGTTGCAGCGACAGGTCGAGGTACCCGCGCGCCATGTCGAGGACGTCGTGGGACGGGACGGTGAGGGCGGCCAGCACCCCCTCGGTCTGGACGGGGGAGGCGCCGAGCGCCACCCGCTGCCAGTCGGTGTCGACCGTGGCGGTGCGGCTCGCGCGGGCGACGAACGTCCCCGCCCCGGGGCGGGTCACGACGGTGCCGTCGGCGACGAGCACGTCGATGGCCCGCTGCACGGTCACCGGCCCGACACCCAGGTCCGCCACCAGGCGGCGGCTGCTCGGGAGCTTGGCGCCCGCGGGCAGCGTGGCGGCGACCTCGCGCAGGCTGGCGGTGACGCGCTGCACACTGCTACCGTTGTCCATGAACAGAGACAATAGCGCTACCGAGCCGCTGGCCGGTAGCGGTCCCAGCACCAGCCGCCACGGCGGACGGAGCGACCGGTGACCGCCCTCGTCGTCCTGTGCCTGCTCGTCGCGATCGCCGTGGCGGCTCCGCTCTTCGGCGCCGACACGCGCTGGCCCGGGTCGGGGACCCGGGCGGACCGGCCGTCGCGCGGAAAGCGCTACCGTCGCTCGTGGGATTCCGCTATCGCAGAGGCCCGGCGGGACGAGTTCGACCGCACGAGCTGACGGGGAGCTCCCAGTTCCGGCACGTAGCCTGACGGGGTGCCTGACCGCGAGGACCCCGACCGCCCGGCCGTGCCGCGGGGCCGCATCGCGGTCCTGACCGTCGTGGCCCTCGCCGTCGTCCTCGTCTGCAGCGGCCTCGGCGTCTGGCAGTGGCAGCGCGGCAACGTCGTCATCACCGAACCGCCTGCGCGGCAACCGGTCGCCCCGATCAGCGAGATCGTGGACGCCGGCGGCTCGGGGGCAGCGTCGATCCTGTCCGCGGACGAGGTCGGGCACCGGGTGGAGGTCGCCGGGACGTTCGACCCGGCCGTCGACCTCCTCGTCCCCGGCCGCAGCCTCGACGGGGTCGTGGGTGCGTGGGCCCTCGGCGTCGTGGTGCTGCCCGACGGGTCCGGCGTGCCGCTGGTCCGCGGCTGGGTGCCCGAGGGCTCCCCGGCGCCCGCCCTGCCGACCGGCCGGGTCGACCTCGTCGGGGTCGTCCAGCCACCGGAGGCCTCCGACGTCGCCCCCTCGACGGCCGTGCTGCCCGCGGGGCAGACGTGGATCGTCAGCGCGGCCGACCTCGTCAACCGCGTCGACTACCCCGTCGCCAACGCCTACGTCACCGACACCGCCCCGGCCGCCGGTCTGCAGGCCGTGCCGCCTGCGGACCCCGGCCAGGCCTCCCGGCGCCTGGACTGGCGCAACCTCGCCTACGCGGCGCAGTGGTGGGTGTTCGCGCTCTTCGCCGTCGTCGTCTGGTTCCGGGCCGTGCGCGATGAGCGCAGGGAGACGGGAGAGGATGACCTCGAGACGGCGGCGGACGGACCGGCGCACGGTGCAGGAGGACGAGACATGAGTGGTGCCCGGTGAGCGCGGGGACGTCCGGCGGGCTGCGGTCGGAGCCGAAGATCAGGGCCGCGCTCACGCGGTACCGCGTGATGGCCTACGTGACGGGCATCGGTCTCATCGTGCTGACGTGCATCGGCATGCCGCAGGAGTACCTCGGCCTCTTCGGCGGCGGTGACAGCGTCACCCGGGTCGCCGGCATCGCGCACGGCTGGCTGTACGTGATCCTCCTCATCACGGTCTTCGACCTGGGGAACCGGCTGCGCTGGTCCTGGAAGCGCATGGTCCTCACGGCGCTCGCGGGCACCATCCCCTTCCTGTCCTTCTACGCCGAGCGCAAGAACACGCACGCGGTCCAGGCCGAGCTCGGCGTCCGCGCCGCGTGAGCGCCCTCCAGCGGGTCGCGGTCCACGTCGCCGTCGAGGCCGGCGGGCGCCTGCTCGTGCTCGACGACGCCCTGCCGTGGGCGTTGCTCGCCCACGGGGAGACGCCGCTGGCCGCTGCCCGGCGCGTCCTCGGCCCCGACCTCGACCTCGGTGAGCTGCTGGCCGTCCACGACGGCCGCCGCACGGACGGCGAGGGGGTGTTCGGGCTCGACCTGCACACGGTGCACCTCGTGCTGGCCGGGACGCTGCCCGACGGTTCGGCTCCCGCTGTGGCGCAGTGGATCCCGGTCTCCGACGACTGGCCGCTGGTCGCGGACGACCGCGTCGCCCTCGACCCCGCCGAGCGGGTGCGGTTGTCCCCGGCCGTCGACAGCGCCCCCGACAGCACCTCCGCCGATGTCCCCGTCGTGCGGCAACGGCTCGCCTGCTACGCCGTCGTCGTCGCCGACGGCTCCCTGCTGCTGACGCGGCTCAGCACGAAGACGCCGAGCCCCGGACGCTGGACCCTGCCCGGCGGTGGAGTCGACCACGGCGAGCACCCGCTCGAGGCCGTCGTGCGCGAGGTCCACGAGGAGACGGGCATGGCGGTCCGCGTCACCGGCCTGGCCGAGATCGGCGCCGAGCACTTCACCGGCCGGTCCCCGCGCGGGGTCCTCGAGGACTTCCACGCGGTGCGCATCCTCGTCCGCGCCGAACCCCTCGAGGTCCTCGACCCCGTCGTCCTCGACGTGGGGGGCAGCACCGACCTCGCCCGCTGGGTCCCGCTCGGCGAGGCCGACGACATCGGTCTGGTGGGCGTCGCCCAGCGGGGCTTGCACATCGCCCTGCAGGGCTGAGGGGCGGGGGAGGGAACCGCTGAGGGGTTCCCCTGCGGCGGCTGTGATGGCAGGATCCGGCTCGCCCCCACCCCCCTCGGAAGCGAGCCCATGCGTCCTGGTCGTCCCCTCGTCCGGTTCCTCTGCTCCGGCGCCGCCACCGCGGCGCTCGCGGTCCCGCTGCTGGCGGTCCCCGCGACGGCCGCGACGACACCCGCAGCCAGTCCCGCAGCCACTCCCGCAGCCACTCCCGCAGCGACTCCGGGTCAGGTGCCGGACGTCCTCCCGGCCCCGGCCGCCGGGACGACCCGCATCCAGATCGGGGCGTTCAACGACTTCCACGGCCGTCTGGAGTCGCCCGAGGAGACGGACGACGGGGCCCCGATCGGTGGCGCGGCGCAACTCGCCGGGGTGTTCGACGCGATGCGCGCGAAGAACCCCAACACCGTCGTGGTCTCGGCCGGCGACAACATCGGCGCCTCGACGTTCACGTCGTTCATCCAGCAGGACGCCCCGACGATCGCCGCGCTCAACGCCATGGGCGTCGCCGTCTCGGCCGCCGGGAACCACGAGTTCGACCGCGGCTACTCCGACCTCGTCGACCGGATCGGCGTGCAGGGCAAGCCGGGTGCGAACGGGGCGAACCCCCTCGCGGCGTTCCCCTACCTCGCCGCGAACGTGCTGAAGGCCGACGGGACCCACGCGCTGCCGTCGTTCGCGACGACCGACGTCGGTGGGGTCCGCGTGGGTTTCGTCGGCGTCGTGACGCAGCAGACGGCGAGCCTCGTCGCCCCGGCCGGCATCCAGGGGCTGCAGTTCACCGACCCCGTGGCCGCCGCGAACGCCGTCGCCGCGCAGCTGTCCGACGGGAACACCGCCAACGACGAGGCGGACGTGATCGTCCTCCTCGCGCACGAGGGGTCGTCGGGCACCGACTGCGCCACCGTCGGGACGCAGGGCGCGTTCGGGAAGATCGTGCAGGAGTCGAGCGCGCAGATCGACGCGATCGTCTCCGGGCACACCCACCTGCGCTACGACTGCGCCTTCGGAGTCGCTGGGCGCACCGTCCAGCGCCCCGTGGTCTCCGCGGAGAGCTACTCCACGGCCGTCGACAACCTCGTCCTCGACGTGGACACGACGTCGCGCGACGTGGTCGCCGCCGGCCACCAGGTCCTGCCGGTCGAGGGTTTCACCCCGAACCCGCAGGTCCAGGAGATCGTCGACGACGCCGTGGCCTACGCCGACGACCGAGGCAAGCAGCCGGTGGGTTCCATCACCGCGGACATCACCCGCGCGTTCTCCGGTGAGGACGACGACCGCGGCAAGCAGTCGCCGCTGGGGAACCTCGTCGCCGACGCGCAGCTGCAGCAGACGGAGGCCGCGGGCGCCCAGATCGCGCTGGAGAACCCCGGCGGGTTGCGGGCGGACCTGCTGTACGCGCAGTCCGGAGCCGAGGGCGACGGGGTCGTCACGTACGCCGAAGCCGCGGCGGTGCAGCCGTTCGCGAACTCGGTCGTCACGATGACCCTCACCGGTGCGCAGGTCCGCCAGGTCCTCGAGGAGCAGTGGCAGCCGGCGGGTTCCTCGCGGCCGTTCCTCGCCCTCGGCCTGTCGAAGGGTCTCTTCTTCACCTACGACGAGGCCGCTCCCGCGGGCCAGCGGATCCGTTCCGTGACCCTCGACGGTGCTGAGGTCGACCCGGCCGCGCAGTACCGCGTCACGGTGAACAGCTTCCTGGCCTCCGGCGGGGACAACTTCACGACGCTGGCGGAGGGCACCGACCGCGCCGAACTCGGCAAGACCGACCTCGAGGCGTTCACGGCCTACCTCGGCCTGCCCGAGAACCAGCGCCTCACACCGGACACCGAGCTGCGCTACGCCCCCGCCGCCGCGGCACCGGCCCCGGTCCCGACGACTCCGGCGCCGACCGCGCCGGCCCAGACGGCACCTGCCGCCGCGCCGGCGCCGAGCAGGACCCCGACGCAGCGTCCGTCGCGGACGGCCGCGGCGCAGCCGGGGTCGCTGGCGAACACCGGAGCGGACGTCGCGCCCTGGCTCGCGGCCGGTGCGGCTCTCGTCCTGGCCGGCGGGCTGCTGCTGACGGCCGCGCGACGCCGGGCGTCCTGACGAGGAGGCTGGTCGCCCCGAGCGTCGCCTCTCGGCGAGTGGCCGCTCGTAGCGGCTGGAGTTGAGGCCCGGGGACACGTACCGGGGCGACCAGTCCTCACAACCATCGGCACCCGGGGAGCATTCCTGGAGCCCCACCTCGACCCCTCGTCCCGCGTGGAAAACACACTTTCCGCCCTCAGAACACGTGTTCCAAGGGCGGAAAGAGTGTTTTCCACGAAGGTGGGTGACGGGCGGTGGCTCAGTGCGTCGGGGCGGGGGCGGCGGGGCGCTCGCCGGCGGGGTCGCGCCGCTCGAGGGCCGCGCCCTCGACGTCCAGCACCGGCAGCCAGCGCAGCCACCGCGGCAGCCACCAGGCCGCCCGGCCGAGCAGCGACAGGGCCGCGGGCACCGCGATCATCCGGACGACGACGGCGTCGGCGAGGATCCCGACGGCCAGGGCGAACGCGATGGGCTTGATCGTCGCGTCGCCCTCGGGGACGAACCCGGCGAAGACGGCGAACATGATCGCTGCGGCCGCGACGACGACGGGTGCCGCCTGCCGGAACCCCGTCCGCACCGCCTGCAGCGGTTGCGCCCCGTGGGCGTGCGCCTCGTGCATCCGCGAGACGAGGAACACCTGGTAGTCCATCGCGAGGCCGAAGAGGATCCCGACGACGATGATCGGCGCCAGGCTCAGCAGCGGCCCCGTGGTGTCGGCGTGGACGAGCTGCTTGAGCCAGCCCCACTGGAAAACCGCGGTGGTGGCGCCCAGCGAGGCGCCGATCGTCAGGAGGAACCCGAGGACCCCGACGACGGGGACGAGGATCGAGCGGAACACGAGCACGAGCAGCACGAACGCGAGGCCGACGACCAGCACGAGGTAGACCGGCAGCGCGTCCGACAGCGTGGCGTTGACGTCGACGCTCACGGCCGTCTGACCCGTCACGTACGCCGGCGTGCTCGAGCCGTCCTCGCGGATGAGGTCGCGCATGCGGTGCACGAGGTCGGTCGTCGCCGCGGCGTCGGGGGCGGTCGTCGGGATGACCGTCACGAGGGCGGCCCGCCCGTCGGCGCTCGGGACGGCGGGGGTGGCGAGGGCGACGCCGTCGAGGCGGGCGAGCTCGGTGGTCAGCTCACCGCCGCGGGCCACGGCGTCCGCGCCGCGGGTCAGGACGAGCAGCGGACCGCTCACCCCGGCGCCGAAGCGGTCGGACAGGATCGCCTGCGCCTTCTCCTGGGTGCTGCCGTCCGGCCACGAGGTGGCCAGGCTCGTCTGCATCGAGGCGACGGGGATCGAGACGGCGCCGAGCGCGACGACCGCGGCGACCAGGCTCAGCCAGCGCCGGCCGGTGACGAGGCGGCTCCAGCCGCCGAAGAACCCGCGACCGGCGGGGTCGGGCTCGGCCGGCGGGACGGCGGTGTGCTTGCCGCTCTCGTGGGCCAGGGCCCGGCGGGCCGCGCGCGGCAGGGCGCGCAGGCCCACGACGCCCAGGGCGGCGGGGACCAGCGTGAGGGCCACGAGGACGGCGACGACGACGGTCGCGGCGGCCGCGACACCCATCTCGGTGAGGAAGGGGATGCCCGCCACCGCGAGGCCGGCGAGGGCGATGA from Kineococcus endophyticus encodes:
- a CDS encoding SURF1 family protein; the protein is MPDREDPDRPAVPRGRIAVLTVVALAVVLVCSGLGVWQWQRGNVVITEPPARQPVAPISEIVDAGGSGAASILSADEVGHRVEVAGTFDPAVDLLVPGRSLDGVVGAWALGVVVLPDGSGVPLVRGWVPEGSPAPALPTGRVDLVGVVQPPEASDVAPSTAVLPAGQTWIVSAADLVNRVDYPVANAYVTDTAPAAGLQAVPPADPGQASRRLDWRNLAYAAQWWVFALFAVVVWFRAVRDERRETGEDDLETAADGPAHGAGGRDMSGAR
- a CDS encoding DUF3817 domain-containing protein; this encodes MSAGTSGGLRSEPKIRAALTRYRVMAYVTGIGLIVLTCIGMPQEYLGLFGGGDSVTRVAGIAHGWLYVILLITVFDLGNRLRWSWKRMVLTALAGTIPFLSFYAERKNTHAVQAELGVRAA
- a CDS encoding NUDIX domain-containing protein; protein product: MSALQRVAVHVAVEAGGRLLVLDDALPWALLAHGETPLAAARRVLGPDLDLGELLAVHDGRRTDGEGVFGLDLHTVHLVLAGTLPDGSAPAVAQWIPVSDDWPLVADDRVALDPAERVRLSPAVDSAPDSTSADVPVVRQRLACYAVVVADGSLLLTRLSTKTPSPGRWTLPGGGVDHGEHPLEAVVREVHEETGMAVRVTGLAEIGAEHFTGRSPRGVLEDFHAVRILVRAEPLEVLDPVVLDVGGSTDLARWVPLGEADDIGLVGVAQRGLHIALQG
- a CDS encoding bifunctional metallophosphatase/5'-nucleotidase — protein: MRPGRPLVRFLCSGAATAALAVPLLAVPATAATTPAASPAATPAATPAATPGQVPDVLPAPAAGTTRIQIGAFNDFHGRLESPEETDDGAPIGGAAQLAGVFDAMRAKNPNTVVVSAGDNIGASTFTSFIQQDAPTIAALNAMGVAVSAAGNHEFDRGYSDLVDRIGVQGKPGANGANPLAAFPYLAANVLKADGTHALPSFATTDVGGVRVGFVGVVTQQTASLVAPAGIQGLQFTDPVAAANAVAAQLSDGNTANDEADVIVLLAHEGSSGTDCATVGTQGAFGKIVQESSAQIDAIVSGHTHLRYDCAFGVAGRTVQRPVVSAESYSTAVDNLVLDVDTTSRDVVAAGHQVLPVEGFTPNPQVQEIVDDAVAYADDRGKQPVGSITADITRAFSGEDDDRGKQSPLGNLVADAQLQQTEAAGAQIALENPGGLRADLLYAQSGAEGDGVVTYAEAAAVQPFANSVVTMTLTGAQVRQVLEEQWQPAGSSRPFLALGLSKGLFFTYDEAAPAGQRIRSVTLDGAEVDPAAQYRVTVNSFLASGGDNFTTLAEGTDRAELGKTDLEAFTAYLGLPENQRLTPDTELRYAPAAAAPAPVPTTPAPTAPAQTAPAAAPAPSRTPTQRPSRTAAAQPGSLANTGADVAPWLAAGAALVLAGGLLLTAARRRAS
- a CDS encoding MMPL family transporter, which produces MATFLHRLGRGSFRFRGLVIAVWVLLLALGGVGAATLSGKTVSTFEIPGQESTTALRLIGQEFGDTADGASAQVVLQVPAGQQITAPENAAKVAGVVQALNALPGARGASNPLDPQNPVVSPDLRAAYSTVSYGVAPPEVTDAQRQALLRAVDDARGSGLTAEVTGTATQGVATIGGAAEVLGVVVALVVLAITYGSLVAAGMNLLTAVVGVGIGALGITTLTGFVDLQSTTPILAVMLGLAVGIDYALFIVTRFRHELLAGRSVAEAVPLAVGTAGSAVLTAGTTVVIALAGLAVAGIPFLTEMGVAAAATVVVAVLVALTLVPAALGVVGLRALPRAARRALAHESGKHTAVPPAEPDPAGRGFFGGWSRLVTGRRWLSLVAAVVALGAVSIPVASMQTSLATSWPDGSTQEKAQAILSDRFGAGVSGPLLVLTRGADAVARGGELTTELARLDGVALATPAVPSADGRAALVTVIPTTAPDAAATTDLVHRMRDLIREDGSSTPAYVTGQTAVSVDVNATLSDALPVYLVLVVGLAFVLLVLVFRSILVPVVGVLGFLLTIGASLGATTAVFQWGWLKQLVHADTTGPLLSLAPIIVVGILFGLAMDYQVFLVSRMHEAHAHGAQPLQAVRTGFRQAAPVVVAAAAIMFAVFAGFVPEGDATIKPIAFALAVGILADAVVVRMIAVPAALSLLGRAAWWLPRWLRWLPVLDVEGAALERRDPAGERPAAPAPTH